The genomic stretch AAAAACTGACCTTTAAATTCGTTATTCATCTCCTCCTCATTGTAGCCGACGATTGACGTCAGCATTTTCATGAGCTGACGTTTTTCTACGATGCCGACGGCTTCGGTGGCGAACACATCGGCTCGGGAGCAAGGGACGGGCATTAGCTTATCGCTGAGCCACGTCAGGACCCGCGTGACGCAACGGAACTCCGCGTATCGAGCGATGTTGGATGAGATCAGGAGCTCGACGAGAGGACCACGAGAGAACAGGAGCTAAGTGAACAAAGGAGGTTCTTGTTTAAGAAGACCTTCTTAAATGTTTGAATAAAGAATTGCTATTAACAATGTCTAAAAGAGAAGAAAGTCCAACAGCTTCTAATTTCAAATAGTAGTCTAGAATGTTATATACCTTAGGTGTCATATCAATGTTGAACTTCCTGTACTCCGAGGCGAAGTTGGCTTGGCTCCATACTTTCTTGCCTGGTTCTGGTTTAGCATCTTCTGGCTTCTCCTCGCCTTCTTCTTTCTTTTCATCTTGTGGTGATTcccttttgaaaataattaacttGTTTATTGATTGATAGGTAATTTGGAAAAACAAAGCAAAGTTCTTACAACATTTTGTCAAgttaacattttgtttattttcatttcaaagtcAAAGCCAACAGTCTGACTTTGTGTAATAAGTAAACTTGTGTATCATTATCAGTTTTTTGTTGTCTGGAGGACAAAAGCCCTAATGTGCATTGTCACCAATCCTAGATCTTTGTaatatatttaagaaaacaataaatatcttATACTTACTTTTCAATATACCATTTTTCAGCTAAATTATAGACCTGCAGTTGTCTCTTTGGGTCAGCATTTACTTCTTTGATAAATTTCTGCAGACCATCAAAGTTGTAGGAGGCCCATAGGCCTCCGTAGTGGTCACTGGAGTCTAGATGTAAGACATTCTTTCCTATTCTGCTGCAGGCGGCAGCCACAATGGACTCCACCATTCCTAAACAAAGGTAACAGTTACTTATACTAAAGGGAAACTGTACACTAACAGAGAGGtaagaaaacatgaaaaatatatccCCAACATATTTACTCTGAAAGGACATTTAAATAATCCTACTTTTAATGAAAGTGAGAAAAGTCTCACTTAATGTAAAGAGATTGATCCCtaatgtagtaaaaaatctGCACTAGAGTTCCAATTATAATCTCTTCAtgagtaacaaaaatacataaaattataattatccaTTAAAAGTTTTCATTCAGAAAGttaaaattcaaagaaatgtCTTGATAAACaagataaacaaatataaaagttCTAGGGTTTACAATCAACAATGGAAGTCCACACCCAGATAATTAAACccaataaacacaaaaataactattaaatgctagtttttgtaataatgtcTAGAATGTAGTGTTCATGAAAACTTATTTCTTCTAATAAATGTTTTCAAgcagttgtttattttttatactctGCTCACACAATTATCTGCAATGATTCATTGATTGAAATCAAACAGAATTTAATTATTCAAGTCATTTAATCAGAATTGTGTCCATTTCATAGTTTACACTCTGAAACTGGTGAGTGTATTGACCAACTGATGAATGGTAGTCATAATTCAGTGTGCAGACAATGACAGCAGCCCGAATgtgcaaatatttaattaattactaagcTGCAGTATTAGGGTGGTACTTTGTGTTAAAATGCCATAATTATTAGTTAGAATTACATTGAAATAATGTTGAGGCCATAATTTCTCCAAAATGAGCCACTAAATAGCATTCTTACAAGCAAAACTGATGACTAGACAGGTATGAAAAAAAAGGATCGATAAGTAGGCTGCTATCGCCATCATGACCGGTGCAGTATTACACGGATAATATAGCATACCTGTTCCCACAACGATGACCTGGAAATCGGTCGGCAAATCGTCGTCCATGATTGCTGATTATTTTCTATccacaaaattataaattatcaaATCAACTATTACAAAATTTAAGAATCTCACTCCTCTTGGTCTGCCACTTGACACTTTGACAGTGTCTGTCAAACGATCAATGACATTACCGATATGACAACTAAGCATTTGCGTTCGAAAACCTTAACACAATACTTGCAAATTGAAAACATTGGTTGTGAATTGAAGTAGATAATTTTGTACTTGATTGAGACAGGCAGGATTCCACATTCTTTTTACCTTACCAGATTAATAATACTTTcaaaatctaataataattgaattcagcttattaaaattaacaaaccTCGACTTGATCGAGTTTTCGCGCgaaatttaaatcgattcatcagtattttaattttgaaagtaattgTCCGTCGCgcttttacgccaaaactactgaacatatttatttatttatttatttatttatttcatttaatctTACAAGCTAACAGATGATACATCCAAAACGCTTATAAGACTAAACATCGGCAGGTATTACACAACCTCGTCATTATGTAGGTAGTAGTAGAATTAGTAGGTAcacacattacattacattattacaCACATTATATTGTCAGGAATGGTCATGGTAAtactaattaacataaataataataataaaaaaacaatctgagtccataaataacataaatattaaaataaaataccaataataataaaaaataattaaagcaatACGCAACtgtcaattataataattaattatgaaataaatttatgGAAACTTGATGGCTAGCAGTTATTTAGAATTCTTTTAAATTCTTTATACAAATGTCCTAATTCATCGGCAAATAAGTCTAAATCATGGTGCTGTGCAAGTATGTCCCCAATAATGCGGAGTGCGCGGTTGGTGGGCGCTTGCCGAGCGCGCTCGGTGCGTGCGCGGGGGGGCTCCAGCAGTCGCGGGCGGCGCCGCGGCGCTACCTGTCCCTGCGAGTTTGCTGACACGTTCCTAGGGACCAAGATACGGACACGCTCTAGTATTTGTGGACTATCGATCTTGTTGTGAATTATGGACAGATATTGCATGACCTGAGACATTGCCCTTctgaatttcaatttaattgtcTGATACATAGATACTTACTCCAGCTAGGGCTCGAGAAGAATAGGATACTTTTTTCTTCTGCAACAGCGGTGAACCACGCTAACGGTTATTCAGTTCCTTTGTTATTTATGGTTTTAAATACTTAGCTAGTTGTTGCTGCAGAAAAGTTTAAGGTTCCTAATAATTGTGCCTGTGCCTAGTCACCCAATATTTACACTTCATTCATAACCAGGTATTTATCAGCAACATTTTAAAAGTACTTCTCTCGCCTCCTTACCTGAATGTTGGTCGTAAAGTTTTACGACTACTTTCAATGGCATAATACTGCAGACACTACAGATAAAACTGGGGATTGGCGCTTTAGTTGCCTACGGGATTTCCTTTGATATTTGGTCACCTCATTTAAATAACAGCttcttaaaagttttattgaagCTTTGCGCTATAATGATTTACCTCTTTAAGGAGTTTTCCACGAGAGAAGCGCCAGTATCTGATTGAAGAGTTTTGCAACTTCGCAaaaagttttcttctttttttctgGTTGAAGAAATTCACAATCATTAAATTCATTCAAGTACATACGGGAGTTTATAGCGAGTCTAATAAGGGAATTATTATATaaagttgtttttatgtttacaTAGGAACCGTAAATAAGGACAGTCGTtgtcagccgaaagacgtccactgctggacaaggCCTTCCCCCCAAGATCGCCACTTTACTCGATCTTCAGCCACCCGCATCTACGGCTTCAATATACTACATAGAGGTTATACCCAAAGGGATTAAAAGGGTTGAATAAGGGACTAGATATGTACTTACATAGAGGGAGTATATACCTACGGGCAAACAttgtatataagggagtatataaagtaTATGAGCACATAGAAGAAGCATCACACAGTATCACGGACCATTCTAGTTGGAGAAAGATCTAAATATCATTATATCCTATATTCACCACGCACGAGCATTAGGTGCGCGGACGTGCATTGCAGGCTTTCCATCAATCGGCATTACTGGAAAGCTCAGAGTCGAgagtgatatttttatgaagatcacaaaaaaaaaatagtatacTCAATTAACAATCGTTTGttctattaaaatttataaatggTTTTTAGGTCActcaaatgaaacaataaatgagttgtgttttatatttacaattttttacatacatttcaaCATTTTACAGACTACAGGGAGCTCTTTTTAATTCGAGCAACGAACATTACATAAACTAACACGTAAATCTAAATCGTAATAAAAACGACTTATGCGTAATCAATCTACTGGGCCCGCATGTGGCTGTGGCGGGATCGAAACACCCAGAATCAATAAAACCCCGGTGTCCGAGTAACATCGTTACTAACAAGAACTTACAGTGGCAGTTTACTTGGAAAATGACATTGGTACGAGCAACATCTTAGGCCGCTTCCAACTTCAAATTTTATTGTTCAAAGGACGTATTGGTCTTCTGTGCCCTTGATTTCTAAGTAAAACTGTAGTTTACAAAACTAATTAAGtataatacaaatacacattCTCAATTGACTTCACTGACGACTATCTACCCTAACAAGTTAATATCTACATTGTACAAACACCATGTGAGTCGGCAATGCTTTGGTTAGATCATCAACCGCACTTTCAGTGGGGTTGGCAGTTAGCCCGGTAGAGTTGAACTTTGTAAATAGACTGGCAATATACAGAAGTAAAAAATTCGTCGAaaactattatattaaataattacattaatttaatgtaaCTACAAATGACTAATTCGGCAAATTTTTACATATTACTTTTACATCGAATCGAACACTATGGTGAATACCAGCAGCGGAATCTGATAAGTATGCGTGAGTAAATGTGTATTGCACTGATCAGCCATtagcaaaataaatacacatgAGCATAATTTAACTAAGTTGCTACTTATGTGTACACATACGCAACATATAGAATTAATTAGTacattgtttacatttttcCGTGGGCTGGGAACATCAACATTATGAAACATCAatttatcaacaaaaacaatctatatacataaatgatttttacatattaaaatatcGACAGATTTTTCACTCcatttgttatagttcggccattcagagaatgcgttcctgacacgtcgcgattgaactgacgacgtaactttgcaatggcgttgcagttacgataaaaatatttttgctggttgtttatagttttaacaattgaggagcattaaaacaacattattatatcaataatcaatgaatgttataattttgtgccaaactgagtgtcaaataacttggtaaacaatatttttctaaatctatactgcgctattacaaggttatatcagcggtttatattttgtagtgctgtgctaaaaataacaggcaagtatcgtaatctgttcttatacagttataatataaaataatacgttttgattttctttttaagaattggaaaataatggactataagacttaattataacgtttatgacatataaaaataaaactatgaccaaaccgcatttttatacttagattaaaaatggtaaccccaaatggcgttatgggccgccattttgtgacgctaaaacagtcgtccgttgtcgtttcgtgcgcatagaccacgtttttcaagtgttttcgatctgtttttatttgattacccggcttttgttagaccgagatatcaggattgattctgttattgataataatataattatacatgtaggcgaagatgatgatgaagacaccacctcctcaagcaaatcggagtctgattaatattctgttcgcacattcaattcaatgtacttgtaacaaagaataaataaaacaattttattatatgaatattacctttttttggtttccacttaaataactaaaatataaaacaaatgattccgccaatttaaaacgaaaataatcttaaaataatgcggcggttcattttgaaggaacggtaacgaactcagtgttatgttgtgcccatcactagtcgtgactaactgataggtgtcaggaacgcattctctgaacggccgaagtatagtgaaATAATAAGCGCGTAAGTTAAAGCGAAATATTGCATTTCGAAGTACCTTTCTTGTCAAGAAGCAACAGCATTACCTACAATATTAGGGTATTGCGTTAGTTAAAtagaatatgaataaaatttcaatttggtaatTAGAACCAAATGATATGTCGAATTTAATGATAtgttaaaatacaaataaatcgatttttgGGGAGTGAAAAAGCGtcgatattttaatttgttacctAACATTAAATTAGCCAATAGTTTAATGCTACCATTGGCTTAGACTAGAACAACGTTTCCCGTGAATGTGAAGCACGTTCCAACTGCAGCGGCAGTGGCATGGGACGACTAGAGAGCTCCGTGCACTCGCCTACTAACGTCGCCTCACCACCTCCACTGTCCGTCGAGAACTGCTCCACCTCGTCATCGGTGGAGTCCGCATCGTCCTCTGCGAACACTGAATCCGCACCCACTGACGCTAATTCACACTCTACGGCATAGGACGGGCCTACGCTGCCCACTGATGCAAGAGGGGCAAGTCGCTCACTAGGACATGGAGACAACCGGCGTTCGGGTAACGCGCATACCACTGACGAACCGCGTCTTTCCAAATACGAGCTTCCTGAGCTTGAACAAGTCGCTGAGCTCAGGCGTCTATCGCGAGGTCCAGCCGATGACCGACGCTCCACGAAACGTAAAGCCGATCCGGGAAGCGAATCCCCGCGCACAGTCGACAATCGACGTGGCGGTGTTAATAGGCTCCCGTAGCCTCCTCCATAAGACGCAAACCGCGCTGTGCGAGGCCAAGGAGGCTCCTCACTTATTGACGGACGAGAACGCGCACGCTCGGACAGAGCTTCCTCTAGCGCCGCCGTTAGTTGCCTCTCTTCTTCGACTGCTTGCTCTTCTGCCACAACAGCTTCAGCCATTTCTACTATTTTTGGATCATTTAAAGCCTTCACAGATTTACTGCGGCTTTTATAGACGATCAGAAAGACCATCAACGCAAAAAAGCCACCAAGAGTGGCGGCTATGCGTACGCCCGTCATGACGTCATACGTGGCATAGAACTCGATGCGTACCCGGTCGCGTTCAGCGGCCCGGGAATTATCAGTAGAGTTCTCGGTCGCCACCGACTCTCCGCCACTCCATCCATCTCGATGATCCATTGCGCGGTTAAACGTTCATCGCCTGCGAAAAATGAAATCAACTATTACTATACCACTCTGATAATAAAACAAGGTTCAAATATGTAGGAACGTTATCCTGAAAATGTTAGAATTAATCCTCTGACTGTTTGAATAAACTTATCTCCCTAAGTGGCTGGATAAGTATTATCAGATAAAACAATGGCGGAAAATTAAATGATTcaccaaaagtttattttattgaatataacGTACAAGTTCTCAATACAAATAATGTATGCCTATACATTATTTGTATATTGTTTCCAAATGCATACAGAGTTGAATTAAAGAAAACATTCATGGGAGTACCAGCCCAAACTTTTCAAGAAGCTTAAACGGTTTATAAATTGAGACTGCAGGCACGAAAATTTTGCCACATCTAAGAAGCTTTCAAAACTGTTTCATTTGGGTCTTTATAGAAAAATCCTCGATGGATACATTACATCAAATCGATGATGTGGATTTGGcttacataggtaggtaggtacttcataAGTCGAACAAGAGAGACCGCACAACAATGTTGTCGCTAGGCGATTTCCGTTCGCCAGTTGCATCGGACTACACTCCCGACATATCTGGGACACGGCGTGCATATTATGAAATGGTTCCtacatttcaaaatttattaaatacttcatttttgtaataaaacttttatctaACAGCTGTTGGTAGTTTCTGCAATAATCATGTGTGACATGACCGCTTTTTGTACAGGTTCAATTATATGATAATTTAAGTGCATAACTCCAAAAGATCATTTTTATCAACATAGTGAACTACATATACATAGCAGCATCATAGAATGATGCGTGTCAATTCATGTCATTTCCAAACGTTTCGTGGAATAAACATTTATCATTGTACGATTTGATCCAAAATTGAACTACTATGAAAATATACCATCGTTTAACGTAACCATAAGGAAGGTGTAGGTGTTGATCACGTTTGTAGACACAATAATAAGTCAATGTCGAATTGTGTTTCATGCCTCAATCAAGATTACATTCAAAGAGAAAGGACCGTCaatatttcagttttcatttctttttttgtccagctaattaattgttttatatctAAGCTGGCATTAGTCAATCTGTCTAACAAACGTTTGCGAGCAACCTCAAGAATTCTGAAAACTAAAAGTAGCCGAAATGTTTACGCCATAAATACGATGATATTTATGAgcgtttatgaaaaaataacgaAGAGCATGTTACCTGTTGTTATGTAGGACAAGTATTTAGCTCTCATAACATCGGCTGCCTAAAACAATGACCGGTTATTTACGAAAGAGGCTAAACCGACAAGGGTGCCTGCCCTAATTATGTAGCTACCCAATCCAGACAAGTAGCTGGAAAAGTACGTAAATAATTCAATCTACTATTTGTTTGTCAGTTTTTGATgtaacattcatattttttttcttctttcacttAACACTTTTTTGTTGTATTGACGCTTGCTCTACAACATCgcattacaagaaaaaaatctatctAAAAGGTATCTACTAATACTTAAATACAGCCTAAAGATAAATAACACTATCTCAATTTAATCCCTTTCTGCTTATGAATGTCTACGTAGTAATGGAAATATACAAATCACCTCCTCTACTATATTTAGAGACAAACCTTAAGCAATCAATACAATACTATTAAATAGATATATCATGCGATGAAAATGCAATATAAAGCCATCTTATGTACCTCCATAATAACGTTATTAACGTAGATGTAGGCACACAACACAGTTCTAAATTGCACGGCAGATCGATGTATTACACCCAACACACAATGAAACTAAATATAGCGACGCAGGTGGAGCACTCGGTCACTCATGAAGGAGTAACAGCTCAAATCATTACCTTCAATATGGACGGTGTTTGTTTCGTTATGATCGGAGCTTAATATCCATCTCCACATAACAAAGGAActccacaattttattttaaacgcaAAACGATTGAAccttaatatacatacattttacgAAAACGAGCTGAGAATATGAACAGGAGCGTAAATCATGTTTCATATTACCTTTaggaaattttataaaaatgtagagCATGTTCGTGCTTTTATAACGAAAATATGCGATGTAATAAGAAACTGCAAGGAGGATAAATCTAAATTTTTGGACCTGCGCTAGATGATATTAGGGTTTCAAATTGGCACGAAGGTTGCATGGAACAATCCTAAACTCAATCTGAAGCTGTTGGCTAGTTTTCAACGATATCTAAGCTTCTATACTATCATTTAGTTATATTATCGTACCGAAATGCATTAAGCAGTGCAATTGAAGCAGTGATTACCCACCAAAAATACAGGATTCGGAAGTAAAGTCGATTCAAAACGAAAAACCATAATATCAGATAGACGCTACGGCCATCCATTAGTATTGGAAATGGGAATATAATGAGATACTCGTTTACGATAACTATTGCGAGAAGAGAACTTCATAGCACCAGTGAAAAAATGACTAGGGATTTGGCCGTTCGGTAGAGAAATATGCTAATGAGAATTGGAGATACAATAGGTACTTCATGCAAATTAAAAACACTTAATGAATCCATCAAAGAAATAAGTATAGTGTACTTGAATTTGGGTAATCATATCGTAATTTTGTTGGTCGCTGTACAATAGTAAAATTCAGTAAGACTTGGCAAGCGTACAAGAAAATATTAACACAGTGCATACCATGCGCACGGTGAAGAAATTACAAACGTGAGTCATAAGGATTTAGCCTGGCTTTGTCGTGCAATCCTACAGGAATCTGTGACAGGAAATTTTATATGCTCCGaaattttaaatctaaaattCACCTTTTCGTACTTCGAGGTTATTATTAGAGGCTTATTCGCAAAGAAAAGCTTTAATGGCATTCTCGAGGGCTTTATCCCAAAAGGTTTTATTACAATCAGAAAACATAAAACAGTATGATTTTTACGCGTTCGCGCGCACGCATAAGAATCTCTAAGTGCTGCCTGTAAGATTTAGGATACTAAGGTCTTTGCCATTCTAGTTTAAGGATTTTATGGTATAGATACGTAGTAATTTTTTCACTACTTTTGGATAGGACTTCTAGGTAGTTAATTGGTATCCACTTTGCATCATGTGCATGCAAACCGATCCGACCGAGAAACTGCAGGCCTATTTGATTTCGATATTGGACAGACTAACCGTAGGATTTAACTCCTCTGGGAGGCAGACAATGAACTCGGAGATTGTTTACTTCTAGATTTCCAAGGGGACATTCACGGACGAAGTGACGTACCTACTTGATTTTTATGGGCGGTATAAATAATTGCTTAATTAAACTGCCAGATCTGTCTCCCAGGCAAACTTTTTGCGAGTTTTTTATACGTTGTAACTAGTCGTTAGTAATAATAATTTCGTCTAGAATTAAGCAGTCAGTGTCCTTTCGCTTGACATTGGAAAAGCTTTCGGGTCCCCTCCCTACTGGgctacaaagcgatttcagccaaAAGGTATTTTTTACGAACTTTTAGACCTACAAgtaaggcggccaaccgtcccgcattctgcgggaccgtcccgcaatgcttgacgaaatcccgttttgaaattattagtaaaatagtcccgcaaaacgttgtatgcgtcccgcatgtcccgcatccctatttttctaccacgcttctacacaacacccacctgcgcgcatgctcaacagtgcaggaacacagattacttataatctcgttctctttatttctactgaactcgtgaggcctaatgattttgaaaataagacaatagtgcacgctgtgacacgatattgataggttaaattacagctttttgcttacggtttttattttatcagttccgtccgatcatttttcaatgcaccccccccccccttttcacgaaaggttaagtcccgcattcagttttcggaaagttggccgccttacCTACAAGTATATTCTAACTtggatacaaaaataacaataccacctttttttttaacgacgtcaaaaatcatcaaatgacccctcccgctgtgggttagcagcggtgagggagtgtcagactcttactgactaaaaaccgtcgtgttccgtcgtaggcctttttatgtgctagggccgcggtatctctttcgaacaacccgcagcccataACAATACCACCTAGAATATACTTTCATCTATGAGGTTGAACTAGACAAATCATAAGTCACCATATTCATAGTGACTAAAAAAGTGCTGTCACATTAttctcttctttttcttctatTCTCTGCAAAAATTATGTTTGCAAACTAAATCTAGCCAGTATCTTGGAGCAATCTGTTATATGCTACTACTAAAGAAATAGGCTTTTGTTACTAAACAATTGATATAATATCAGATATTGCTTTGATATCAATTGATATgatattcaaatcaaatcaaaaatatttatttgtcagaatatGGTACAATAGATGGTACAAATTTCTGGTTCCAACATATCCTGCCATACTATggcgtacaaaatatttataataaaattacattatattattattgtaattatgtcATTCTTGTTTATTAGATAGTATGTAtagtcaaatatatttatttattatgtcactAGCGATTGATCCTCTAAGTATTCTTTGATACTGTAgtaatttttttctaataacagTCTAAATAGCactcttttaaataataacgatGGTAAATCTTGGATATTATTTGGCAAGTGGTTGTATACAGTTATTGCCATGcagtaaatatttcttttatataatattaattttatttgtggtaatTTCAATTTGTCTTTGTGTTGTACTCTACTATttgttttgtagtgtttttttttcaaatagatcatACAGACAGTAATGTAGCCAGTCAGATAGTAATGTAGCCTCGATAAGTGCACCAATCCAGCCTGATAGAAGCCACAGCCATCAGCCATGTGCAATGATGATATGTTGTACTTTAGATAACCACCTACACGGAGTGTATTCAAGTGTCTGACCAACAAGTGTCCTTACTTAATTAAACTGCAAACAAGTACATATTTACTAAgcttgttgtttttttacaatttaatagtTAATCTATGTATTAGAagttatatgtacctacctaatcttAATTAGGATCAATATGATTCTTCATATGTGTTAACTTCCCTTTTGCAATTCGGGCAATACCCTAATCTGGATTTAGTTATACAAAACTTAATACAGTGCAAGTTTTGATGTTTAATAATAATGGGTAGGTGGTCTCCGAACCCATTACTTCTTTCAAACTAGCCtgtttccttttattttataaaagtgcATAGACGTGAAAGGCATCAACTGCCAAAACCCAAATCCCCGAGGAGTCacaacaaataatttataaatgtttacAACCATATTTGTAGTGCAGTCTAATCATGAAATAAAGCACTAGTGCTTTCTGTAAATGCCTTCTGATGTTACTGTTCTTTAATATTATTCCATAAACAgcagtaggtatttaaatgacaaCATGGAACATCCCATACGATGGCGCTTGCTGCTTGAGttccaataaatataatttataatgcaAACTGAcatttcatgaaataaatattgtttggcAAGCAAGTTCCTTTTACAGCTGAGAAGCAATAAATAGGGAAATGAAAATggtgttattttattgttagtgtATGCAAACAAAGATTTAATCTCAAGTGTGAAAATATAGATGTTAATTAAGTAAAGCTTAAATTAGTTTCTGCTAAATAGATAATTTTGAATTATAATGTTACTGAAAAGCATAGCAAAATCATAAGCATGCAACACCAATAGAAAGACAAATCAAAATCTTGATTGTAATCAGCTGATGAAAACTACATTAATCTCTCTCCCATTTTCTGGAAGTAGAAAGGCAACCCTATGatcccaaaattattaaatttaataatagaaaaaatatagaattatttttttttactgggcTCCACCTCTAAGCTAATAAAAAACGAGAgcgtgaaaaaatataaataataaagcttgTTCAAACATTCCACAGGTCCAAGACGAAAATaagaaagaataataatatatttaccagCTGAATAGCATGATTCGTCGCCCGCAGGAATTGAAGAACGTCGTGGGTAACGATGATTTATTATGTACATGTCCTTggtaaattattgaaaaattctATACACCCATTCATTGAAAACACTTAGATTATCAGCAACTACATTGTGTACCGATTTAAAAACGTTAACATTTAGTAAACTTATCGCACCaatgaatttgaaaattattcctTTCTTCACTGACTAAATCACGTTTCAgacattatttcaatttaattaaataatacaccATTGTCGTCTGCTAATAGGTATTTTTACAGTAATGAATCCTTTGTATTattgagtaattttattttataaaaattgataaTTCACTTTAGCTCCTCCTCCAATCATAGGAATGacacaaaaaaattacagaaaaaatgttaaaaaatcaTGATTT from Helicoverpa zea isolate HzStark_Cry1AcR chromosome 8, ilHelZeax1.1, whole genome shotgun sequence encodes the following:
- the LOC124632400 gene encoding uncharacterized protein LOC124632400, with the protein product MDHRDGWSGGESVATENSTDNSRAAERDRVRIEFYATYDVMTGVRIAATLGGFFALMVFLIVYKSRSKSVKALNDPKIVEMAEAVVAEEQAVEEERQLTAALEEALSERARSRPSISEEPPWPRTARFASYGGGYGSLLTPPRRLSTVRGDSLPGSALRFVERRSSAGPRDRRLSSATCSSSGSSYLERRGSSVVCALPERRLSPCPSERLAPLASVGSVGPSYAVECELASVGADSVFAEDDADSTDDEVEQFSTDSGGGEATLVGECTELSSRPMPLPLQLERASHSRETLF